The Hymenobacter sp. DG01 genome has a segment encoding these proteins:
- a CDS encoding spheroidene monooxygenase codes for MLTTLSILTLLPDQKRWGFAQMGTAQGPLQQVAGLRFQKLLGSGAGGFGALPNLRRYGFMAVWESEAAAARFFAEHPLWQQYQQRTSEIWTAELVPLKSHGLWDGVNPFAYPSEMAEPTGPVAVLTRASIRWQKTPRFWRYVAPTSATVAHAPGVRAAIGLGELPVVRQATFSLWESQQAMQDYAYRSEKHKQVIKLTRQEKWYGEELFARFRVVRTEGTWDGRAL; via the coding sequence GTGCTTACTACCCTTTCCATTCTTACCCTGCTGCCCGACCAGAAACGGTGGGGCTTCGCGCAGATGGGCACCGCCCAAGGGCCTCTGCAGCAGGTAGCGGGCCTGCGGTTCCAGAAGCTGCTGGGCAGCGGAGCCGGTGGCTTCGGGGCCCTGCCCAACCTGCGGCGCTACGGCTTCATGGCCGTGTGGGAGTCGGAAGCGGCGGCGGCCCGGTTTTTTGCCGAGCACCCCTTGTGGCAGCAGTACCAGCAGCGCACCTCCGAAATCTGGACTGCCGAGCTGGTGCCCCTGAAGTCGCACGGGCTTTGGGATGGTGTTAACCCCTTCGCCTACCCCTCCGAAATGGCCGAACCCACCGGCCCCGTGGCGGTACTTACCCGTGCCTCTATCCGGTGGCAGAAAACGCCCCGCTTCTGGCGCTACGTGGCCCCGACCAGTGCCACGGTGGCCCACGCGCCCGGTGTGCGGGCTGCCATTGGGCTAGGTGAGTTGCCAGTAGTGCGCCAGGCTACGTTCAGCCTCTGGGAGTCGCAGCAGGCCATGCAGGACTACGCCTACCGCAGCGAAAAGCACAAGCAGGTCATCAAGCTCACGCGCCAGGAAAAGTGGTACGGGGAAGAGCTGTTCGCCCGGTTTCGGGTGGTGCGCACCGAGGGTACCTGGGACGGCCGGGCGCTGTAA